A genomic window from Chrysoperla carnea chromosome 3, inChrCarn1.1, whole genome shotgun sequence includes:
- the LOC123295368 gene encoding glycerol kinase produces MSNFGPLVGAIDEGTSSARFILFRAGTYEVVAKHQQQLSQKYPQEGWVEQDPFEIMEAVTVCIKHTMDKLTEMGGSVDDIVAIGVANQRESTIVWDKETGLPLHNSIVWLDMRTTSTVNELLEKVPNNTRNKNYLKPLCGLPLSPYFSAVKLKWLQDNIAVVKRAIQQDKCLFGTVDSWIIWNLTGGKNGGVHITDASNASRTMLMNIETLKWDPVLLNFFSIPTSVLPKICSSSEIYGKVANGPLKGVPISGCLGDQQSALVGQQCLHRGQVKATYGTGCFLLYNTGTLRVESSHGLITTVAYQLGPNSPPIYAVEGSVAVAGAALSWLKDNMQLIDDVKKAQTMAEEANLEDNGNDIYFVPAFSGLYAPYWQQDARGVICGITEDTTSAQIVRATLEAVCFQTRDILDAMNNDSGIPISQLKVDGGMTSNKLLMQLQADVIGIDVLCPKMAETTSLGVAMLAGAAVGVWDLTGNKPLNIPTDVFTPKISDNERDMRYSKWKMAIERSLGWDI; encoded by the exons ATGTCTAACTTTGGACCACTTGTAGGAGCTATTGATGAAGGAACATCTAGTGCGCGTTTTATACTATTCCGTGCAGGGACCTATGAAGTTGTTGCAAAACATCAACAAcaattatcacaaaaatatcCACAGGAAGGATGGGTTGAACAGGATCCTTTTGAAATTATGGAAGCGGTTACAGTATGCATAAAGCATACGATGGATAAATTAACTGAAATGGGAGGAAGTGTTGATGATATTGTTGCAATTGGTGTAGCCAATCAAAGGGAATCAACAATTGTGTGGGACAAAGAAACAG GGCTACCTTTACATAATTCAATTGTATGGTTAGATATGCGTACAACATCCACCGTAAAtgaactattagaaaaagtacCGAACAATACgcgcaataaaaattatttaaaaccgtTATGTGGTTTGCCATTATCTCCTTATTTTAGCgctgtaaaattaaaatggttACAAGATAATATTGCAGTAGTTAAACGAGCTATACAACAAGATAAATGTTTATTTGGAACCGTTGACTCTTGGATTATATGGAATTTAACTGGTGGTAAAAATGGTGGCGTTCACATTACAGATGCGAGTAACGCATCTAGAACAATGCTAATGAATATTGAAACTCTAAAATGGGATCCTGTACTactaaatttcttttcaattccAACATCAGTACTACCAAAAATATGTTCAAGTAGCGAAATTTATGGTAAAGTAGCAAATGGTCCATTAAAAGGTGTACCGATATCTGGTTGTTTAGGAGATCAACAATCCGCACTTGTGGGTCAacaatgtttacatagagggcAAGTTAAAGCTACATATGGTACCGGATGCTTTTTGCTGTATAATACAGGAACTTTACGTGTTGAAAGTTCTCATGGGTTAATTACGACTGTTGCTTATCAGCTAGGTCCAAATTCACCACCAATTTATGCAGTTGAAGGTTCAGTAGCAGTTGCAGGAGCGGCTTTATCGTGGTTAAAGGATAATATGCAACTTATTGATGATGTTAAAAAAGCACAAACAATGGCAGAAGAAGCGAATCTTGAAGATAATGGAAACGATATCTATTTTGTACCAGCTTTTAGTGGATTGTATGCACCTTACTGGCAACAAGATGCTCGTGG gGTGATATGTGGTATAACAGAAGACACAACATCCGCTCAAATTGTACGTGCAACTTTGGAAGCTGTTTGTTTTCAAACACGAGACATTCTTGATGCAATGAATAATGATTCTGGTATTCCCATTTCACAATTAAAAGTAGACGGTGGAATGACTTCTAACAAATTATTGATGCAACTACAAGCAGATGTTATTGGTATTGATGTATTGTGTCCAAAAATGGCCGAAACTACATCACTGGGTGTAGCAATGCTAGCGGGTGCTGCTGTAGGTGTATGGGATTTAACGGGAAATAAACCATTAAATATTCCGACTGATGTATTTACACCAAAAATTAGTGATAATGAGAGAGATATGCGATACTCCAAATGGAAAATGGCTATTGAAAGATCTCTAGGTTGGGATATTTAA
- the LOC123295950 gene encoding rootletin-like translates to MSIQKSNDRLNSFLTLVNSMIKETGLSMTLNTNCSDDLATNSLSQYQVNMFQFNPLIKDLQNNSSDESINNESPADDVWYTPRQDFDSDHRHPQLISHNSYLNANRIIKLGIEENQNLNKRTLNKSYNTITYNTANKIHKQRSMYISKVLRKYYKKINKTCKLDHMHNVANKIKTSKKKFNKAQSTLLTKQKLFNEKILPITEEKSEHILNIEKPRLNQAIKSRLPRYIELLNERKKREEFEKIVNESKKKIDENTMQLSIIERFRNSAIESSKMYRKELEKLKKEHESTVIQLEIIKHENSVLSKRLESELQQHEEGLSNDHTNRQNIITRADQQILSQNINIPFNLNQIKLNLFDLRKQLNAEKKLNTVMKVERKKIVAEFNKVQNELKTLREKYEKLNIDLQLIKSRKDDSPDERREIRQNIAELEQKSIEIEIAKVSKIMSDEIKISTEEKTQMLNIIRNLKQVIQVHKDKIVELLELNKQQNEVINEQKSKLNDRDEKIKCKIQMVELQRKEKIINEQKCQLDEINENVKTLNFSLVEKDALLKLNEELILKLQMNLEDMRLKWQKEREDSLVKNKIIDDQISTIQKLKSDYNGIHTNEMRKLNSELELSQRILLEEKKRYDTVAAKLLEITRDNEKLAYQLQKVKNLLAKYESNKYNVINVEILTELENKVIQKCKEWQTQKNILINEKNEAILAARYATQKFIETVLDFQKQIESQKIAQKTLTILVTEREKQFEIATAGICY, encoded by the exons ATGTCCATACAGAAGTCAAACGATAGATTAAATAGTTTCTTAACATTGGTGAATTCAATGATTAAAG aaacagGATTATCGATGACTCTAAACACTAACTGCAGTGATGACCTAGCAACGAATAGTTTATCACAATATCAAGTAAACATGTTTCAATTTAATCCATTAATAAAAGATTTGCAAAATAATTCTTCTGACGAATCCATAAATAATGAATCACCAGCAGATGACGTTTGGTACACGCCAAGACAAGATTTTGATTCTGATCACAGACATCCACAATTAATTAGTCATAATAGTTACTTAAATGCGaatagaattataaaattaggAATTGAAGAGAatcaaaacttaaataaaaggaCTTTGAATAAATCATACAATACAATTACTTATAATACTGCGAATAAAATTCATAAGCAAAGATCAATGTATATATCGAAAGTattgagaaaatattataagaaaattaataaaacatgtaaATTAG ATCACATGCATAATGttgcaaacaaaataaaaacttcaaagaaaaaatttaataaagctcAATCAACATTATTaaccaaacaaaaattatttaatgaaaaaattttaccaattaCTGAAGAAAAATCAGAACACATACTCAATATTGAAAAACCTCGGCTAAATCAAGCAATAAAATCAAGATTACCACGTTATATTG aattgttaaaTGAACGCAAGAAACGAgaggaatttgaaaaaatagtaaatgaatcaaagaaaaaaattgatgaaaacacAATGCAATTGTCAATAATAGAAAGATTTCGAAATTCAGCGATTGAATCgtcaaaaatgtatagaaaagaattagaaaaacttaaaaaagaacATGAATCAACAGTAATacaattagaaataattaaacatgaaaatagTGTATTATCAAAACGATTGGAATCAGAATTGCAACAACATGAAG AGGGCCTATCAAACGATCACACCAACCGACAAAATATTATCACTCGTGCAGATCAACAAATATTAtcccaaaatattaatattccatTCAATCTCAaccagattaaattaaatttatttgacctACGTAAGCAATTAAatgctgaaaaaaaattaaatacggtTATGAAAGTAGAACGTAAAAAAATAGTGGCAGAAtttaataaagttcaaaatgaaCTTAAAACGCTTcgtgaaaaatatgaaaaattgaatatagaTTTACAG ctaataaaaagtagaaaagatGATAGTCCAGACGAGAGAAGAGAAATTCGTCAAAATATTGCAGAATTAGAACAAAaa AGTATTGAAATAGAAATTGCAAAAGTCTCGAAAATAATGAGTgatgaaatcaaaatttctacCGAAGAAAAAACACAAATGCTAAATATAATACGTAATTTGAAACAAGTGATTCAAGTACATAAAGATAA aattgtaGAACTTTTGGAATTGAATAAACAGCAAAACGAAGTCATTAATGAACAGAAATCAAAACTTAACGATAgg gatgagaaaatcaaatgtaaaatacaAATGGTTGAGTTACAacgtaaagaaaaaataattaatgaacagAAATGCCAATTAGATGAAATCAATGAAAACGTTAAGACTTTAAATTTTTCCTTAGTAGAAAAAGATGCACTCTTGAAGCTCAACGAGGAATTAATACTAAAATTACAAATGAATTTAGAAGATATGAG ACTGAAATGGCAAAAAGAACGAGAGGATTCtctggtaaaaaataaaataattgacgaTCAAATAAgtacaatacaaaaattaaaaagcgaCTATAATGGAATTCACACAAACGAAATGCGAAAATTAAATTCAGAATTAGAACTTTCTCAGCGAATATTACTAGAAGAAAAAAAGAGATATGATACAGTTGCAGCAAAATTGTTG GAAATAACGAGAGACAATGAAAAATTAGCATATCAActtcaaaaagtgaaaaatcTGCTTGCAAAATATGAAAGCAACAAATACAATGTAATCAATGtcgaaattttaacagaattagaaaataaagtcatacaaaaatgtaaagaatGGCAGAcacaaaagaatattttaattaatgaaaaaaatgaagctATATTAGCAGCTAG GTATGCAACTCAAAAGTTTATCGAAACTGTATTGGATTTTCAAAAGCAAATTGAATCACAAAAAATTGCTCAAAAGACATTAACAATTTTAGTGACAGAAAGAGAAAAGCAATTTGAAATAGCAACAGCAGGTATATGTTATTGA
- the LOC123295949 gene encoding protein D2-like has product MLFRHFYNRLPLQLLSIRKHFLTNKQNYTVIKNTQTYHNYNIIPDVFDEAPNEPLIIQFKNGIEVDYGNILQPKDVLEPPIIQWEHDAKKYYTLCMLDVDLPTRLEPILRSFQLWFVGNILGQNYMETGETYANYIGIGPPKNTGYHRYVIFVCEQKNKIDYSPLIKGDLMLPRYRNHFNYKEFSKQYNLGIPIAGNFFLAQYDETVPKVYKKLNNLSLFVTPLK; this is encoded by the exons atGCTTTTTAGACACTTTTACAATCGTCTACCATTGCAGTTACTTTcgataagaaaacattttttaacgaacaaacaaaattatacggtaataaaaaatacacaaacgtATCACAATTACAATATAATACCCGATGTATTTGATGAAGCTCCAAATGAACCATTAATAATACAGTTTAAGAATGGCATCGAAGTGGATTATGGTAATATATTACAACCAAAAGATGTTCTag AACCACCCATAATTCAATGGGAGCATGATGCAAAAAAATACTATACTCTATGTATGCTTGATGTTGATTTGCCAACTCGTCTTGAGCCCATCTTACGTTCATTTCAATTATGGTTCGTTGGTAATATATTAGGACAAAATTATATGGAAACTGGTGAAACATACGCAAATTACATTGGTATTGGTCCACCAAAAAATACTGGTTATCATCGTTATGTGATCTTTGTGTGTgaacaaaagaataaaattgattattcacCATTAATTAAAGGGGATTTAATGTTGCCACGTTATCGGAATCATTTTAACTATAAAGAATTTTCCAAGCAATATAATTTGGGTATACCAATAGCGGGTAATTTCTTTTTGGCACAATATGATGAAACTGTTCCAAAAGTTTAcaagaaattaaacaatttatcacTTTTTGTAACACCACTGAAAtga
- the LOC123295363 gene encoding negative elongation factor D, with amino-acid sequence MDEEYDERGWPSGGGDMMDDEYDGQDESMENPAEVLEECMKKFTTPDYIMEPGIFTQLKRFFQAGGNPVQVIDQLSQNYSAVAQLANMLAEWLILGGIKVTEVQAMVENHLKDMILKTFDPKKADTIFTEEGETPAWLTEMIEHPTWRSLIYRLAEEYPDCLMLNFTIKLISDAGFQGEITSISTAAQQIEVFSRVLKTAITGFLENKEDWQNSIQECAKMVCHGQHTYVYSQVLIQVLAREAKGGCSMKRLSQEITRCALSNHHDVTPITMALNGAAAFPQACGALTSMLSRNTLNPADISVLFRNYSGMDPPPIDLIRTPQFLELLVDALFKPGIKLNPEHKPKYIYLLAYAASVCETPPKKNQKRTVNKDELKSTIQAVEIVHTLCNVNKGSSELMADLGKIYQCIRFPVVSVGIVKWVECTVTEPSYFKLSTEHCPIHLALLDEVVTCHTLLHNKVLELLVRLFESKQDELEILVQLEMRKMVLDRMVNLLCSGCVVPVVKYIKQCWQKGDTDISLIRYFVTEVLEAVGPPYSSEFVNLFMPLVENEEITGTMRGDGENDPVSEFIVYCKGNYMIV; translated from the exons aTGGATGAAGAATATGATGAACGTGGATGGCCAAGTGGTGGCGGTGATATGATGGATgatgaa taTGACGGTCAAGATGAATCTATGGAAAATCCAGCAGAAGTACTCGAAgaatgtatgaaaaaattcaCTACTCCAGATTATATAATGGAACCTGGAATATTTACACAATTAAAAAG GTTTTTCCAAGCCGGTGGAAATCCAGTCCAAGTTATAGATCAACTATCTCAAAATTATAGTGCCGTAGCTCAATTGGCCAATATGCTAGCTGAATGGCTTATACTTGGAG gAATAAAAGTGACAGAAGTTCAAGCAATGgttgaaaatcatttaaaagatATGATATTGAAAACGTTTGATCCAAAAAAGGCCGACACTATTTTTACTGAAGAAGGAGAAACTCCAGCTTGGTTAACTGAAATGATAGAACATCCAACTTGGAGATCTTTAATATACAGACTTGCTGAAGAATATCCCGATTGTcttatgttaaattttacaatcaaG TTGATATCGGATGCAGGATTTCAAGGTGAAATAACAAGTATATCAACTGCAGCACAACAAATTGAAGTATTTTCACGAGTATTAAAAACTGCAATTACAggatttctagaaaataaagaAGATTGGCAAAATAGTATACAAGAATGTgcg AAAATGGTTTGTCATGGGCAGCATACTTACGTCTACAGTCAAGTATTAATTCAAGTTTTAGCACGTGAAGCGAAAGGTGGTTGCAGCATGAAAAGATTATCACAGGAAATAACTCGTTGTGCTCTATCAAA tCATCACGATGTTACACCAATTACCATGGCTTTGAACGGAGCAGCAGCTTTTCCACAAGCTTGTGGTGCTTTAACGTCAATGTTATCACGAAATACTTTAAACCCAGCAGACATTTCAGTCTTGTTTAGAAATTATTCTGGCATGGATCCTCCACCAATTGATTTAATTCGAACACCACAATTTTTAG aattattgGTGGATGCATTATTTAAACcgggaataaaattaaatccagaacataaaccaaaatatatttatttgctagCATATGCTGCAAGTGTGTGTGAAACACCACCTAAAAAGAATCAAAAACGAACAGTTAATAAGGATGAATTAAAGTCAACAATCCAAGCAGTTGAAATTGTTCACACATTATGTAATGTGAATAAAGGTTCATCGGAACTGATGGCAGATTTAGGAAAAATATACCAATGTATAAG GTTTCCAGTAGTATCGGTTGGTATTGTTAAATGGGTGGAATGTACTGTAACTGAaccaagttattttaaattgtcaaCTGAACATTGTCCAATTCATTTAGCACTCTTGGATGAAGTAGTTACATGCCAtacattattacataataaagttCTAGAACTGTTGGTACGATTATTTGAGTCAAAACAAGATGAATTAGAAATTTTAGTGCag ttggAAATGCGGAAAATGGTTCTAGATCGGATGGTCAATTTGTTGTGTTCAGGATGTGTGGTTCcagttgtaaaatatataaaacaatgttGGCAAAAGGGTGATACAGATATATCATTAATTAGATACTTTGTAACAGAAGTTTTAGAAGCTGTTGGACCACCTTATAGCTCtgaatttgttaatttatttatgccATTAGTTGAGAATGAAGAAATTACTGGTACTATGCGTGGAGACGGTGAAAATGATCCTGTATCTGAATTTATAg tatactGCAAAGGAAATTAcatgattgtttaa